The following proteins come from a genomic window of Spirochaetota bacterium:
- a CDS encoding glycerophosphodiester phosphodiesterase, producing MKMKVGAGILVTLAALVVVVLGIARIMADVQPGRDAAAKLGIPCPAVIAHRGASYLAPEETAPAFILARDLGADYLELDLQRTKDGAIVAFHDDTLERTTNVKEVFPGREKQFISAFNLGELKRLDAGSWFNKQYPDRARPAYADQKILTIEEAVAIAEGGANKIGLYLETKSPERSPGIEKLIVEILALRGWIGPNAKKGALIFQSFDSGSLDRLKELAPSIPRSYLVDEDMAKKESWASLVERASAHSGVGPVGYLAFPWNIGKAHKKGLLVHVYTINELAHFRLFSFFGADGLFTDRCDQLLAYQGRVLPAPPADILKKYGY from the coding sequence ATGAAGATGAAAGTGGGGGCGGGCATACTGGTGACACTGGCGGCGCTTGTCGTCGTCGTGCTGGGCATCGCGCGCATCATGGCGGACGTGCAGCCGGGGCGCGATGCCGCGGCGAAACTCGGTATTCCCTGCCCGGCGGTTATCGCGCACCGGGGGGCCTCGTACCTGGCCCCGGAGGAGACGGCCCCCGCCTTTATTCTCGCCCGCGACCTGGGCGCCGATTACCTGGAGCTCGATCTCCAGCGCACGAAGGACGGCGCGATAGTCGCCTTCCATGACGATACGCTCGAGCGTACCACGAACGTGAAAGAGGTGTTTCCCGGCCGTGAAAAGCAGTTCATCTCCGCATTCAACCTGGGTGAATTGAAGAGGCTGGATGCCGGTTCCTGGTTTAATAAACAATATCCCGACAGGGCGCGTCCGGCGTATGCGGACCAGAAGATACTTACTATTGAAGAGGCCGTCGCCATCGCCGAGGGCGGCGCGAATAAGATAGGGCTTTACCTGGAGACGAAGTCACCCGAGCGCTCACCGGGCATCGAGAAGCTGATCGTCGAAATCCTCGCCCTCCGGGGCTGGATAGGGCCTAATGCGAAAAAGGGCGCGCTCATCTTCCAGTCGTTCGATTCGGGAAGCCTGGACAGGCTCAAGGAGCTTGCGCCCTCGATACCGCGCTCGTACCTGGTGGATGAAGATATGGCGAAAAAGGAATCCTGGGCATCGCTGGTGGAGCGTGCTTCCGCGCATTCCGGTGTGGGTCCGGTCGGATATCTTGCGTTTCCCTGGAATATCGGCAAGGCGCATAAGAAGGGCCTCCTTGTGCATGTCTACACCATAAACGAGCTGGCGCATTTCAGGCTTTTCTCCTTTTTTGGCGCGGACGGGCTGTTCACGGACCGCTGCGACCAACTGCTCGCCTACCAGGGACGGGTGCTTCCCGCTCCGCCCGCGGATATTCTGAAAAAATACGGGTATTGA
- a CDS encoding AraC family transcriptional regulator: MLDKILIFLIFFGAGLAAIIAVGQMIERPRNAGNYILSLLLLCIAVWQSYHGFMVSGILAEYPHLAFLHAPFLYFTGPLLYFYFRFLTDDSYRYRLINILHFIPGLLITLLLSPFYTLDAQTKRELLVNPIRLSRDGPVVTVYAIIILLIVVSMIIYMAIFLKDSASLMRARLIRIGRITFLSLAIMALTFLAIFTYFAGFLLYNVYDFSHGFYEIVIKTISLMMCAFVLLVYYMGRRYPRYTLQAREGARKIRYENSRIQGLDVDAVMDRLLHAMNTDKIYTREDLSLALLAGELSIAPYQLSQILNERLNKNFNAFVNEYRIREAQGLLTTDPERSVTSVTYAVGFNSPSSFYEWFIKLTGLTPVKYRENQGRRKSRS; encoded by the coding sequence ATGCTGGATAAAATACTCATTTTTCTGATCTTCTTCGGCGCGGGGCTTGCAGCCATCATTGCCGTGGGCCAGATGATCGAACGTCCAAGGAACGCGGGCAACTACATCCTTTCACTGCTCCTCCTGTGCATCGCCGTCTGGCAATCCTACCACGGCTTCATGGTATCGGGGATCCTCGCGGAATATCCCCATCTCGCCTTTCTGCATGCGCCTTTTCTCTATTTCACGGGCCCCCTGCTGTACTTCTATTTCCGATTCCTCACGGACGATAGTTATCGGTACCGGCTGATAAACATCCTCCACTTCATTCCCGGGCTGCTCATCACCCTCCTCCTGAGCCCGTTCTACACGCTGGACGCCCAGACGAAGCGAGAGCTCCTGGTGAACCCGATCCGGCTCAGCCGGGACGGGCCCGTCGTGACGGTCTATGCCATCATCATCCTGCTCATCGTCGTTTCCATGATCATCTATATGGCGATATTCCTTAAAGACAGCGCCTCCCTGATGCGCGCGCGCCTGATTCGAATCGGGAGGATCACCTTCCTCTCGCTGGCCATCATGGCGCTCACCTTCCTGGCCATATTCACCTATTTCGCGGGCTTTCTGCTCTACAACGTGTACGATTTCAGTCACGGCTTCTACGAGATCGTCATCAAGACCATATCGCTCATGATGTGCGCCTTCGTCCTGCTCGTCTATTACATGGGGCGCAGATACCCCCGGTACACCCTCCAGGCGCGGGAAGGCGCGAGAAAAATTCGCTACGAAAATTCGCGCATCCAGGGCCTGGACGTCGATGCGGTGATGGACCGCCTCCTTCACGCGATGAATACCGATAAAATCTATACCAGGGAGGACCTGAGCCTCGCGCTCCTTGCCGGGGAGCTCTCCATCGCGCCCTACCAGCTTTCGCAGATATTGAACGAGCGCCTGAATAAAAACTTCAACGCCTTCGTGAACGAATACCGTATCCGGGAGGCGCAGGGGCTCCTTACGACCGACCCCGAGCGTTCCGTGACATCGGTCACCTACGCGGTCGGGTTCAATTCACCTTCATCCTTTTACGAATGGTTCATCAAGTTGACTGGCCTGACCCCCGTGAAATACCGGGAAAACCAGGGCCGCCGGAAATCCCGCTCGTAG
- a CDS encoding long-chain fatty acid--CoA ligase yields MHDPKKDQRSREMYREMLPNLADYISKYARDNAAGIAIIEHNTGESVSWKQFNTSVAAFSAKLLSIGLRKGDIVATSLPLLKEHIYLMYACFRIGIIISPLDLRLKTAEIQYCLDKLKPKAYFFLGKTPVADFRPMIQELMPKSPYVKQWVQFQKEANLIIPGAVGIAAFVKDIKKVFILSMLTGKVGRARKKVVKRDPCLIIFTTGSTGSPKPALLCHENIIIQNIGLAVAFELEARDRMLVNLPPSHVGCTTEQLATTVFGGGTMVILHIFDAKMSLEAVQKHKVTVMGQIPALFNMQWRLPEFSSFDLSTLRFVLYGGQAVSKEFLVKMKAMSPRIGTGLGLTETAGFVTYTNPDAGVEEITQGIGFDSVLCPISVREPVKTDRTAGAVKAPGEIGEICFSGPQIFLGYMNDPENTAKTITSDGVCYTGDLGFYDDKGLHFSGRAKLVIKPKGYQVYPEDVETHIHKKLKDSVSMVAVVGVDHEVFSEGIMAFVEKLDGREVSVEMVMKACDDISSYSRPSHVVILGPAQMPLNRVAKTDYLTLKEKAKDIVAELRGQGKWDR; encoded by the coding sequence ATGCATGACCCCAAGAAAGACCAGCGTTCCCGGGAGATGTACAGGGAAATGCTGCCCAACCTCGCCGATTACATCTCAAAGTACGCACGGGATAACGCGGCGGGCATCGCCATCATCGAGCACAATACGGGGGAATCCGTGTCGTGGAAGCAGTTCAATACCTCGGTTGCGGCGTTCTCCGCGAAGCTCCTCTCGATCGGTCTCCGGAAGGGGGATATCGTAGCCACGAGCCTGCCCCTGCTCAAAGAGCATATCTACCTTATGTACGCGTGCTTCCGGATCGGCATTATCATCTCGCCCCTCGACCTCCGGCTCAAGACCGCGGAGATCCAGTACTGCCTTGACAAGCTCAAACCAAAGGCCTACTTCTTTTTGGGGAAAACCCCCGTCGCCGATTTCCGCCCCATGATCCAGGAGCTCATGCCCAAATCCCCGTACGTGAAGCAATGGGTCCAGTTTCAGAAGGAAGCGAACCTCATTATCCCCGGCGCCGTGGGGATCGCTGCGTTCGTCAAGGACATCAAGAAGGTATTCATCCTGTCCATGCTCACCGGAAAGGTCGGCCGTGCGCGTAAAAAGGTGGTGAAACGCGATCCCTGCCTCATCATTTTCACGACAGGCTCCACGGGATCGCCCAAGCCCGCGCTCCTGTGCCATGAAAACATCATTATCCAGAATATCGGGCTCGCAGTCGCCTTCGAGCTCGAAGCCAGGGACAGGATGCTCGTCAACCTCCCGCCTTCCCACGTGGGGTGCACGACCGAGCAGCTCGCCACGACCGTGTTCGGCGGGGGGACCATGGTCATCCTTCACATCTTTGACGCGAAAATGAGCCTGGAAGCCGTGCAGAAGCACAAGGTGACGGTCATGGGACAGATACCGGCGCTGTTCAATATGCAATGGCGCCTCCCGGAATTCTCCTCGTTCGACCTTTCCACGCTCCGCTTCGTCCTCTACGGGGGCCAGGCGGTGTCGAAGGAATTCCTCGTAAAGATGAAAGCCATGTCCCCGCGGATAGGGACCGGGCTGGGGCTCACGGAAACCGCGGGCTTCGTCACCTACACGAACCCGGACGCCGGCGTCGAGGAGATCACCCAGGGGATCGGCTTCGACAGCGTCCTGTGCCCCATCAGCGTGCGCGAGCCGGTAAAGACCGACCGCACTGCCGGAGCGGTCAAAGCCCCCGGCGAGATCGGGGAGATCTGCTTCTCCGGCCCGCAGATATTCCTGGGCTACATGAACGATCCCGAGAACACCGCGAAAACCATCACCTCCGACGGCGTATGCTACACTGGGGACCTGGGCTTTTACGACGACAAGGGGCTCCACTTTTCGGGCCGCGCCAAGCTCGTCATCAAGCCCAAGGGTTACCAGGTGTATCCCGAGGACGTGGAGACCCACATCCACAAGAAACTCAAGGACAGCGTGTCGATGGTCGCGGTCGTGGGTGTCGATCACGAGGTATTCAGCGAGGGGATCATGGCCTTCGTGGAGAAGCTGGACGGCAGGGAGGTGAGCGTGGAGATGGTTATGAAGGCGTGCGACGACATATCGTCCTATTCACGCCCCTCGCACGTGGTCATCCTGGGCCCCGCGCAGATGCCGCTCAACCGTGTGGCCAAGACGGACTACCTGACTCTCAAGGAGAAGGCGAAGGACATCGTCGCCGAGCTTCGCGGCCAGGGGAAGTGGGACCGATAA
- a CDS encoding site-2 protease family protein, with translation MIRRTLRKIGAAARAYFATLNMSPQAYRVVHTLESRERAAGPGKSTPPWVHVLLFVITLGTTTMAGFSMDGTLSSAVSFSLSIMTILLAHEMGHYLAARRFGVRTTLPYFIPFPSIVGTMGAVIKIKSPITDTRALLYIGAMGPVVGFVLSLAASAYGISVSPIVPLPSGGEGEVLIFGDSLLVRGLTLAIHGHIPAGYDILLSPVAFAGWIGFLITSLNLMPMGQLDGSHILYALIGRAQLYFGWAVFLALAGLSFIWPGWIVWVLMALFFLMVGHPPVPGGRELSAGEKLLGWCCVGIFILTFIPVPIDFI, from the coding sequence ATGATCAGGAGGACGCTTCGTAAAATCGGCGCCGCGGCGCGGGCATATTTCGCCACCCTCAACATGAGCCCGCAGGCCTACCGTGTGGTGCACACCCTTGAATCGCGCGAACGCGCGGCGGGGCCCGGCAAATCGACGCCGCCTTGGGTCCATGTCCTGCTTTTCGTCATCACCCTGGGCACCACCACCATGGCCGGCTTTTCGATGGACGGCACCCTTTCTTCCGCCGTCTCCTTCTCCCTGAGCATAATGACGATACTCCTCGCCCACGAGATGGGGCATTACCTGGCCGCGCGCCGCTTCGGGGTGCGCACGACCCTGCCCTATTTCATCCCCTTCCCTTCCATCGTGGGGACCATGGGCGCGGTGATCAAGATCAAGTCCCCCATCACCGATACGCGGGCGCTCCTCTACATAGGCGCGATGGGCCCGGTCGTGGGCTTCGTGCTGAGTCTCGCCGCGTCCGCGTACGGAATCTCCGTCTCCCCGATAGTGCCGCTCCCTTCCGGGGGCGAGGGCGAGGTGCTCATATTCGGCGATTCGCTGCTGGTCCGCGGGCTCACCCTGGCCATCCACGGGCACATCCCGGCGGGTTACGACATCCTGCTCTCGCCGGTTGCCTTCGCGGGATGGATCGGCTTCCTCATTACCAGCCTGAACCTCATGCCCATGGGGCAGCTCGACGGCAGCCACATACTGTACGCGCTCATAGGCAGGGCGCAGCTCTATTTCGGCTGGGCGGTGTTCCTCGCGCTCGCGGGGCTTTCCTTCATCTGGCCGGGGTGGATCGTGTGGGTGCTCATGGCGCTCTTCTTCCTTATGGTGGGCCATCCGCCGGTCCCCGGGGGCCGGGAGCTTTCGGCCGGGGAAAAGCTGCTCGGCTGGTGTTGTGTCGGGATATTCATCCTCACCTTCATTCCCGTTCCCATCGATTTCATCTAA
- a CDS encoding diguanylate cyclase, producing the protein MSEANENPDTQIEPLRAGFVAALPEKVAQIERLWHLTRTGGSRSSVDSLKFVAKRFADSAGVLGFSELSASARSIEAVLGTNLESKSPLGDAEVRRIEEYLEELRGALGRATGMLADSPWGNYEQPLWVQEYENRMIYLLEHAAGDSGDLTQQIAVFGYMVAVFHTLESMGTALRKVIPGAILIDTSFLVPGGDRDSLHAHLSTGDHAMPPIVFISQNGDMSVRLDTVRNGGSAFFVKPVDVSELIDTLDLLTSDRRQDPFRVLIVEDNFEQAQFYSVMLHEAGIFSSFLTNPLEIMKPLVEFQPELILMDLSMPGCNGLELASVIRQQEAFVSIPIVFFSASPEFRGFGDGIYADEVIPKTIAPARLIASVQSKVQRYRTLRSFMERDSLTGLLKHSRIKEQLQIEVDRARRQNSILSFAMIDIDRFKEVNDTHGHLTGDRVLKSLSRLLRERLRRIDMIGRYGGEEFAVILPNTRAEDAVKIMDDIRESFGMIRQKSDTGDFRVTFSCGIAAYPLANSALNLNERADRALYVAKDRGRNCVVLSDHPDEPG; encoded by the coding sequence ATGAGCGAAGCGAACGAGAATCCGGATACCCAGATTGAACCGTTAAGGGCGGGGTTCGTGGCGGCGCTCCCTGAAAAGGTCGCGCAGATAGAGCGGCTATGGCACCTGACGCGGACGGGAGGATCCAGGAGCTCCGTGGATTCGCTGAAATTCGTCGCCAAGCGGTTCGCCGACAGTGCGGGCGTGCTCGGATTTTCCGAGTTGAGCGCATCGGCCCGGTCGATCGAGGCGGTCCTGGGGACAAATCTCGAGTCGAAATCCCCGCTGGGGGACGCGGAGGTCCGGCGCATCGAGGAGTACCTCGAGGAGCTCAGGGGCGCGCTTGGCCGGGCGACAGGAATGCTGGCCGATTCGCCCTGGGGGAATTACGAACAGCCGCTGTGGGTGCAGGAATACGAAAACCGGATGATTTATCTCCTGGAGCACGCCGCGGGCGATTCCGGGGATCTCACGCAACAGATCGCGGTTTTTGGATACATGGTGGCCGTGTTTCATACCCTGGAATCCATGGGTACGGCGTTACGGAAAGTGATCCCCGGGGCCATTCTCATCGATACATCGTTCCTGGTTCCCGGCGGCGACCGCGACTCGCTGCACGCGCACCTCTCGACGGGGGACCATGCAATGCCTCCCATCGTGTTCATTTCGCAAAACGGCGACATGTCGGTGCGGCTGGACACGGTGCGCAACGGGGGCTCGGCGTTCTTCGTGAAACCGGTCGACGTGAGCGAGCTCATAGACACACTCGACTTGTTGACGTCGGACCGCAGGCAGGATCCCTTCAGGGTGCTCATCGTCGAGGATAATTTTGAGCAGGCGCAGTTCTATTCCGTCATGCTCCACGAGGCCGGCATATTCAGCTCGTTCCTGACCAATCCCCTTGAAATCATGAAGCCGCTGGTGGAATTCCAGCCCGAGCTCATCCTCATGGACCTGAGTATGCCGGGCTGCAACGGGCTGGAGCTGGCCTCGGTCATCCGGCAGCAGGAGGCGTTCGTGAGCATACCCATCGTGTTTTTTTCGGCGAGCCCGGAGTTCAGGGGATTCGGGGACGGGATTTACGCCGACGAGGTTATCCCGAAGACCATAGCCCCGGCGCGGCTCATCGCGTCGGTGCAGAGCAAGGTCCAGCGGTACCGGACGCTGCGATCCTTCATGGAGCGCGACAGCCTCACGGGTCTCCTCAAGCACAGCCGCATCAAGGAACAATTGCAGATCGAGGTGGACCGCGCGCGGCGGCAGAACTCGATTCTCAGCTTCGCCATGATCGACATCGACCGGTTCAAGGAGGTGAACGATACCCACGGGCACCTCACCGGCGACCGCGTGCTGAAAAGCCTGTCGCGCCTCCTCCGCGAACGGCTGCGGCGCATCGATATGATCGGGCGTTACGGGGGGGAGGAGTTCGCGGTGATTTTGCCAAACACCCGTGCGGAGGACGCGGTGAAGATCATGGACGACATTCGCGAGAGTTTCGGCATGATACGCCAGAAGTCCGATACCGGCGATTTCCGCGTGACCTTCAGCTGCGGGATCGCGGCATACCCCCTTGCGAACAGCGCCCTCAACCTGAACGAGCGCGCCGACAGGGCGCTGTACGTCGCCAAGGATCGCGGGCGCAACTGCGTGGTGCTCAGCGATCACCCGGACGAGCCCGGCTGA
- a CDS encoding ABC transporter ATP-binding protein, with the protein MNEPEHIVVSARNLSKRYTSGWIFRGIDLRGTRGESIAITGPNGSGKSTLCEILAGLRHPTGGTVCMSAGGRELTAAQRRLAVGFTSPRLALYGDLSAFETVEFICGSRGVPSMRAQSLCARMGLDAHIHKRVRVYSSGMRQRLKIALALAHTPSVLLLDEPGTNLDAPGRLVLAELIEEARPSTLIIIATNEESEARLCAGTVRLA; encoded by the coding sequence ATGAACGAACCGGAACACATTGTAGTCTCTGCCCGTAACCTGTCCAAGCGGTATACATCGGGCTGGATATTCAGGGGAATCGATCTCCGGGGGACCAGGGGCGAGTCGATTGCGATCACCGGCCCCAACGGCTCGGGGAAATCCACGCTGTGCGAGATCCTGGCCGGCCTGCGGCACCCCACCGGGGGCACCGTGTGCATGTCGGCGGGGGGAAGGGAGCTTACGGCCGCCCAGCGCCGCCTGGCGGTCGGGTTCACCAGTCCGCGCCTGGCGCTTTACGGCGACCTTTCCGCGTTCGAAACCGTCGAATTTATCTGCGGATCGCGAGGGGTGCCGTCCATGCGCGCCCAGTCCCTGTGCGCGCGCATGGGCCTGGACGCCCACATCCACAAGCGCGTGCGCGTCTATTCCTCGGGCATGCGCCAGCGCCTCAAGATCGCTCTTGCGCTCGCACACACGCCGTCGGTCCTCCTGCTGGACGAACCGGGCACCAATCTGGACGCCCCCGGCAGGCTCGTGCTCGCCGAATTGATCGAAGAGGCGCGCCCCTCGACACTCATCATTATCGCCACCAACGAGGAAAGCGAGGCGCGCCTGTGCGCGGGGACGGTGCGCCTTGCGTAG
- a CDS encoding heme ABC transporter permease CcmB has translation MRSVVIAHLRKDFTVEFRNRFAITIAAAFAGITTLAVSMAAGGARFTPLVHAILFWIIVFFTAMSGLAHTFTREEEEGTSLLLRLSAPPGAVFASKLAFNCAMLLLLVCIIAPLYLFFLNLSYPGPGLAVIIPAGAFAIASSSTVLAAIVARAGGKGALFTVISFPVLLPVLWVSIRATAALLAGTRAALAESAIFLLAFSGSLVAVSYMLFEHIWSEE, from the coding sequence TTGCGTAGCGTCGTGATTGCGCATTTAAGGAAGGACTTCACCGTCGAGTTCCGGAACCGGTTCGCGATCACCATCGCGGCTGCCTTCGCCGGCATCACGACGCTCGCGGTGAGCATGGCGGCGGGGGGCGCGCGCTTCACCCCACTGGTGCACGCGATACTTTTCTGGATTATCGTGTTCTTCACCGCGATGAGCGGTCTCGCGCACACCTTCACGCGGGAGGAGGAAGAGGGGACCTCGCTCCTGCTGAGGCTTTCCGCCCCGCCCGGGGCGGTGTTCGCTTCGAAGCTGGCGTTCAACTGTGCCATGCTGCTCCTCCTTGTGTGCATCATCGCCCCGCTCTACCTTTTTTTTCTGAACCTCTCATACCCGGGGCCGGGGCTCGCCGTGATAATCCCGGCGGGCGCCTTCGCCATCGCCTCGTCGTCGACCGTGCTCGCCGCCATCGTGGCGCGCGCCGGCGGGAAGGGGGCACTTTTCACGGTGATCTCGTTCCCGGTCCTCCTCCCGGTGCTCTGGGTTTCCATCCGCGCGACCGCCGCGCTCCTGGCGGGGACGCGCGCCGCCCTCGCGGAGAGCGCGATTTTTTTACTTGCATTTTCGGGTTCGCTTGTCGCTGTATCATACATGCTTTTCGAACACATCTGGAGCGAGGAATAG